A portion of the Francisella uliginis genome contains these proteins:
- the tssB gene encoding type VI secretion system contractile sheath small subunit, giving the protein MSKDVSIAPKERINIVYRAATGDVEESVELPMKTLVVGKFKSGQDNTPLSERSVIDVNKDNFNDVLKEQQLDLSINVANKLTGEQDDEENQLPVNLKFESLSDFSPDGIVKQVPSLAKLIELRNALKTLKSPLGNVPEFKKKLAAIMKDPTAKEQLIKELAYKEGDK; this is encoded by the coding sequence ATGAGTAAAGATGTTTCGATTGCACCTAAAGAAAGGATTAATATCGTCTATCGTGCGGCAACCGGAGATGTTGAGGAAAGTGTTGAACTTCCAATGAAAACCTTAGTTGTAGGTAAGTTTAAATCAGGGCAAGATAATACTCCTCTTTCTGAGAGAAGTGTTATAGATGTTAATAAAGATAATTTTAATGATGTTTTAAAAGAGCAGCAATTAGATTTATCTATTAATGTGGCTAATAAATTAACTGGTGAACAAGATGATGAAGAAAATCAACTCCCTGTTAATTTAAAGTTTGAATCATTATCTGATTTTTCACCTGATGGCATTGTGAAACAAGTGCCTAGCCTAGCAAAGTTAATTGAATTAAGAAATGCTCTAAAGACTCTTAAAAGTCCACTAGGAAATGTTCCAGAATTCAAGAAAAAGTTAGCTGCAATTATGAAGGATCCTACAGCAAAAGAACAGTTAATAAAAGAATTAGCTTATAAAGAAGGGGATAAGTAG
- a CDS encoding FeoA family protein, producing MSYHKNDKFIIKGFHESCPNAFKDKIIAMGVIEGQQMTVINRSIFGGPIAFETNCGIFSLRKKDLDFLKLEKIN from the coding sequence ATGAGCTACCATAAAAATGATAAATTTATTATTAAAGGTTTTCATGAGAGCTGTCCAAATGCTTTTAAAGATAAGATAATAGCAATGGGAGTAATAGAAGGTCAGCAGATGACAGTTATAAATAGATCAATCTTTGGCGGACCGATAGCATTTGAAACAAATTGTGGAATTTTTTCATTACGCAAAAAAGATTTAGATTTTTTAAAATTAGAAAAAATAAACTAG
- a CDS encoding SPOR domain-containing protein has translation MKDLSKLDIPKKQKNNVQQEPEKPKLNKKKKLLVVAVVCLLSVAVASKLINKHLKKIKAEEKAKIEQQVDKKETKDTSKDTEQNQKANSDQKPDFSEDTPSGKMVFTFYDNLKHDSVSVNVEPEAKRAQYKYTYIYQVASFRHMNETSWYVKKMKEDGLDPKFKRVGNWIRMYIGPYDSKRAMAPDIIKLQRIGLNGGFPREVSRTKIEPKDDKKDSKASTDKKDSSNKDT, from the coding sequence ATGAAAGATCTATCAAAACTAGATATACCTAAAAAACAAAAAAATAATGTTCAGCAAGAACCTGAAAAGCCTAAATTAAACAAGAAAAAAAAGCTTCTTGTTGTTGCTGTCGTATGCCTTTTAAGTGTTGCTGTTGCTTCAAAACTTATCAATAAACATTTGAAAAAAATCAAAGCTGAAGAAAAAGCAAAGATAGAACAGCAAGTAGATAAAAAAGAAACTAAAGATACTTCAAAAGATACCGAGCAAAATCAAAAAGCCAATAGTGATCAAAAGCCAGACTTTTCTGAAGATACTCCAAGTGGAAAAATGGTATTTACATTTTATGACAATCTTAAACATGATAGTGTTAGTGTAAATGTAGAGCCTGAAGCCAAAAGAGCACAGTATAAATACACATATATATACCAAGTGGCCTCTTTCAGACATATGAATGAAACCTCATGGTATGTTAAAAAAATGAAAGAAGATGGTTTAGATCCTAAATTTAAACGTGTTGGAAACTGGATTAGAATGTATATAGGTCCATATGACAGTAAGCGTGCTATGGCTCCAGATATTATTAAGCTTCAAAGAATAGGCTTAAATGGTGGATTCCCTAGAGAGGTCAGCCGTACTAAAATTGAACCAAAAGATGATAAGAAAGACTCTAAAGCATCTACTGATAAAAAAGATAGTTCTAATAAAGATACTTAA
- a CDS encoding hydroxyacylglutathione hydrolase — protein sequence MQVKRWFLNNSLRNYQYLLYDNDNAIIIDPLKADIFDEFIKQNNLQLKAILITHKHGDHIAGVKKLVELYPHTKVYAYTDNDLFKPDVYVKEGDVIDLGFTSFKVLYTPGHISDHVSFLFEREKALFCGDTLFNAGVGGVHAQTADVNELYESLVKIINLDADIKPYPAHDYWQNNLDFALSILPEDDNFIYYRERVANLAAEEKPVVDLGVESKLNIFIRSINDDRLTKALPKYSLGKEMFIKLRELKNNF from the coding sequence ATGCAAGTTAAAAGATGGTTTTTAAACAATAGTTTGAGAAATTATCAATATCTTTTATATGATAATGATAACGCAATAATTATTGATCCTTTAAAGGCAGATATTTTTGATGAATTTATTAAGCAAAACAATCTACAACTTAAGGCAATACTTATAACGCATAAGCATGGTGACCATATTGCTGGAGTTAAGAAATTAGTTGAGCTTTATCCTCATACAAAAGTTTATGCATATACTGATAATGATTTATTTAAGCCAGATGTATATGTTAAAGAAGGTGATGTGATCGACTTAGGTTTTACTAGTTTTAAAGTTCTATATACTCCAGGTCATATATCAGATCATGTTAGTTTCTTATTTGAAAGAGAAAAAGCTCTATTTTGCGGTGATACTTTATTTAATGCTGGAGTAGGAGGTGTTCACGCTCAAACAGCAGATGTAAATGAGCTATATGAGTCTTTAGTTAAAATTATAAATTTAGATGCTGATATTAAGCCGTACCCAGCACATGATTATTGGCAAAATAATTTAGATTTTGCATTAAGTATCTTACCTGAAGATGATAATTTTATATATTATAGAGAGCGAGTGGCTAATTTGGCAGCTGAAGAAAAGCCTGTAGTTGATTTAGGCGTAGAGAGTAAACTTAATATTTTTATTAGATCTATAAATGATGACAGACTCACAAAGGCTTTGCCAAAGTATTCATTAGGTAAAGAGATGTTTATCAAATTGCGAGAGTTAAAGAATAATTTTTAA
- a CDS encoding heme biosynthesis protein HemY has translation MINIIKLIIAVIIATVVGIWATKYHGYIMLVLSDKTIKMNLVAFVFGLAILFFLIVFGVRIIKLSLSFPYLLFSWLFGLFMVDKQEKFIDIVADVSLQNDKLMQQLSVSSLAKLTPKYLRDYILFRKFEIIAATENVKELEKSLKQIDSKTITYKFFEVYKFYLVQKFSEAKSRALVLLECNNNRFMPNIANLAGNVALADKDDTFALKVLEKYDAFLKADIEEKLIILALRRAKDFDKLSDIYNKADTTPTLSRVYLEQLVALNEMTFAEKFAKKQFNSSNMSSEMLRFYVNAFNMPVSRLVNKVLDRTNNDYHSIITLLELAVVKSDNVSFKMIYDYIERNIKDSLSMLDLERYSHILCKFFIKNGEIAGIDLSEARLVYRNN, from the coding sequence ATGATAAATATTATAAAGCTTATAATAGCGGTTATCATAGCTACAGTGGTAGGTATTTGGGCTACCAAATATCATGGTTACATTATGCTTGTTTTATCTGATAAAACTATAAAAATGAATCTAGTAGCATTTGTTTTTGGGCTGGCAATATTGTTTTTCTTAATAGTTTTTGGCGTTAGAATAATTAAATTGAGTCTTAGTTTTCCTTACTTATTGTTTAGCTGGCTTTTTGGCTTATTTATGGTTGATAAGCAAGAGAAGTTTATTGATATAGTCGCTGATGTTTCGTTGCAGAACGATAAATTAATGCAACAGTTAAGTGTTTCAAGTTTAGCTAAGTTGACGCCCAAATATTTAAGAGATTACATTTTATTCAGAAAGTTTGAAATAATAGCAGCTACAGAGAATGTTAAAGAGCTAGAAAAGTCTTTAAAACAAATAGATAGCAAAACTATTACATATAAATTTTTTGAAGTATATAAATTTTATCTAGTTCAGAAGTTTAGTGAAGCTAAATCAAGAGCCTTAGTCTTATTAGAGTGCAATAATAATAGATTTATGCCAAATATTGCTAACTTGGCTGGTAATGTAGCTCTGGCTGATAAAGATGATACCTTTGCATTGAAAGTTTTAGAAAAATACGATGCTTTTTTAAAAGCAGATATTGAAGAAAAACTAATTATATTAGCTCTAAGACGAGCAAAAGATTTTGATAAGCTATCAGATATTTATAATAAAGCAGATACAACACCAACCTTAAGCAGAGTTTATTTAGAACAGTTAGTAGCTTTAAATGAAATGACTTTTGCAGAGAAGTTTGCCAAAAAACAATTTAATAGCTCTAATATGTCTTCGGAGATGTTAAGATTCTATGTTAATGCTTTCAATATGCCTGTTTCTAGATTAGTTAATAAAGTTCTTGATAGAACTAATAACGATTATCACAGTATTATTACACTATTAGAGTTAGCAGTAGTTAAATCAGATAACGTTAGCTTTAAGATGATTTATGACTATATTGAGAGAAATATTAAAGATTCACTATCTATGTTGGATTTAGAAAGATATTCTCATATTTTATGTAAATTTTTTATAAAAAATGGTGAGATTGCAGGCATAGATTTATCAGAGGCAAGACTAGTTTATAGAAATAACTAA
- a CDS encoding uroporphyrinogen-III synthase → MEILVCRPEKDASDLVELFCSKGFTATGLPTIKISYKNISEEIYQYSTIIFTSKYAVQGLFKLYSPKLFIGKKIYAVGASTASFLKTFGLNAEYPHTKYNSQELLKLILQNDISKQDFAIVSGVGGNDLLVKELSKYTRCSKFEVYERVFEDVDYLCDRYLQSFSQKDPDVIAVTSLDVFKSLIRIFAKTSAPKDAIVTITSSKMLEFVNKQGFRNTLKLEKINNDYIFRKILEITEASRNVGNKKFSPAK, encoded by the coding sequence ATGGAAATACTTGTCTGCAGACCAGAAAAAGATGCCTCTGATTTAGTAGAGTTATTTTGTTCTAAAGGGTTTACGGCTACAGGTTTGCCGACTATAAAGATCTCCTATAAAAATATATCTGAAGAAATCTATCAGTACAGTACAATTATATTTACGAGTAAATATGCAGTACAAGGTTTATTTAAACTGTATTCTCCCAAACTATTTATAGGTAAAAAAATATATGCAGTTGGAGCTAGTACTGCTAGTTTTCTTAAAACTTTTGGCTTAAATGCTGAATATCCTCATACTAAATATAACTCGCAAGAATTACTAAAATTAATTTTGCAAAATGATATATCAAAACAAGATTTTGCGATTGTCTCTGGTGTTGGTGGTAATGATCTTTTAGTAAAAGAACTTTCTAAATATACAAGGTGTAGTAAGTTTGAGGTTTATGAGAGAGTTTTTGAGGATGTTGATTATCTATGTGATAGGTACCTACAATCTTTTTCACAAAAGGATCCTGATGTTATAGCTGTAACAAGTTTAGATGTATTTAAGTCATTAATTAGAATTTTTGCAAAAACATCTGCTCCAAAGGATGCAATTGTTACCATAACTAGCTCAAAGATGCTAGAATTTGTAAATAAGCAGGGCTTTAGAAACACTTTAAAGCTTGAGAAAATAAATAACGATTATATTTTTAGGAAAATATTGGAAATTACAGAGGCTAGTAGAAATGTCGGCAACAAAAAATTCTCACCAGCAAAGTAG
- a CDS encoding SufE family protein, whose translation MTNQVIQRQQDLIDELSFFDDWEDKYDYIISLGKQLPEFPEDKKTDDNLVRGCQSQVWFDSSVDNGKLNFIATSDALIVSGLIATLLQVYNDATPAEILESNTDFIQQIGFGNNLSSNRANGLKSMLNYIYATATKNQ comes from the coding sequence ATGACTAATCAAGTTATACAAAGACAGCAAGATTTAATAGATGAATTATCTTTTTTCGATGATTGGGAAGATAAATATGATTATATTATTTCATTAGGCAAACAGTTGCCAGAATTTCCAGAAGATAAGAAAACTGACGATAATTTAGTTAGAGGATGTCAGTCTCAAGTCTGGTTTGATAGCAGTGTTGATAATGGTAAGTTAAATTTCATCGCAACTAGTGATGCGTTGATCGTTTCGGGACTTATAGCAACCTTGTTACAAGTTTATAATGATGCAACTCCTGCTGAGATCCTAGAGTCAAATACTGATTTTATCCAGCAGATCGGCTTTGGTAATAATTTAAGCTCAAATAGAGCTAATGGTTTGAAGTCAATGCTTAATTATATATATGCAACAGCAACTAAAAATCAGTAA
- a CDS encoding transposase family protein: MQISYAILSKKARIFRKLTGLKLKHFNKILTDASKSLDEGFPRIGRKPKVDNHADRLLLVLIYYRCYMTQEFLGYLIGLDESNVNRLIRRVELLLVKEIHIKKDRSMTNQKVERLLIDATEQPIQRPKKLKRRKANYSGKKKSHTQKVEIAISEAGQIVNVSKVYPGSVHDITVRRKSDKLARDVDKYCDNGYQGIQNESTKVKLPYKKPKGGSLSIEQKNYNKWLSKIRIYVEHKIAEIKKFRILGETYRSFGKKANLRFNLVAGIVNLQNGF, from the coding sequence ATGCAAATAAGCTACGCAATATTGTCAAAGAAAGCCAGAATATTTAGAAAACTAACAGGTTTAAAACTAAAACATTTCAATAAAATCTTAACCGATGCCTCAAAATCCTTAGATGAAGGATTTCCAAGGATTGGCAGAAAGCCAAAAGTTGATAATCATGCAGATAGATTATTGTTAGTTTTAATATATTATCGTTGCTATATGACACAAGAATTTTTAGGCTACTTGATAGGATTAGATGAATCAAATGTAAATCGCCTAATTAGACGAGTAGAGTTACTACTAGTTAAAGAAATACATATAAAAAAAGATAGAAGCATGACTAATCAAAAAGTAGAAAGACTTTTAATAGATGCAACAGAACAGCCAATCCAGAGACCTAAGAAATTAAAACGAAGAAAGGCTAACTATTCAGGGAAGAAAAAAAGCCATACACAGAAAGTAGAAATAGCTATCAGTGAAGCAGGTCAAATAGTTAATGTTTCGAAGGTTTATCCAGGCAGTGTTCATGATATAACTGTTCGCAGAAAATCAGATAAATTAGCTCGTGATGTTGATAAATATTGTGACAATGGCTACCAAGGTATTCAAAATGAATCTACTAAAGTAAAACTCCCCTATAAAAAGCCCAAAGGAGGTTCTTTAAGTATAGAGCAGAAGAATTATAATAAATGGCTTAGTAAGATTAGGATTTATGTTGAGCATAAAATTGCAGAAATTAAAAAGTTTCGTATACTGGGTGAAACCTATAGAAGTTTTGGTAAAAAAGCTAATCTTAGGTTT